The genomic DNA CGCCATGTTCGCGGCCAGCGTGCCGAGCTTCTGGCTGGGCCTATTGTTCATCCAGTTCTTCGCCGTCAGGCTCGGCTGGTTCGACACGTCCGGCTATGGCGGGCCGGGCGCATCCTTCGCCGTCAGGCTGAACCATCTCGCGCTGCCGGCGCTGGCGCTCGGCCTCGTCAGCTCGGCGCTGATCACGCGCTTCACCCGCGCCTCGATGCTCGACGTGCTCAACGACGACTATGTGCGCACCGCGCGTTCGAAAGGCATGAGCGAATGGCGCGTGGTGCTGAAGCACGCCTTCAGGAACGCGCTGATCCCGATCATCACGGTCATCGGGCTTACCGCCGCGCTGCTGATCTCAGGGGCCGTGGTCACCGAAACGGTGTTCGGCCTGCCGGGTGTCGGCAGCCTGGTCGTGTCGGCGGTGCTGCGGCGCGACTATCCGGTCATCCAGAGCGCGCTGCTGGTCATTGCCGGCCTCTACGTGCTGGTCAATTTCGCAATCGACATGCTCTACCTCGTCGTCGACCCAAGGGTTCGCTACTGATGGCCGCGATCTCCGTCCCGCTCCATTCCGAACCCAACATCCTGTCGCGGCTGATAGGCCGACCGACATCGGCCGTCGGCCTGACCGTGCTGGTCATCATCGTGCTCGCCGCAATCCTGGCGCCCGTCATCGCGCCCTATGCGCCGTCGAAACTCTCGATCGCCAGCCGGCTGCATCCGCCAAGCCTCGATCATCTGTTCGGTACCGACGATCTCGGCCGCGACGTGTTCACGCGCATGCTCTATGCCGCGCGTACCTCGCTCAGCGTCGGCTTCGCCGTGGTCATCCTCTCATCGATCATCGGCACGATTCTCGGGCTGACGGCGGGCTACTTCAAACGCCTCGACACACCGGTGTCGCGGCTGATCGATGCCATGATGGCGTTCCCGGATATCCTGCT from Mesorhizobium sp. M1E.F.Ca.ET.045.02.1.1 includes the following:
- a CDS encoding ABC transporter permease, whose protein sequence is MLRSILNRLLGMIVVMALVVTIVFIIVRVTPGDPAAVMLGPDASAADIAALRSRLGLDGSIPEQFGRYVLGLVQGDFGQSIFLNEPVTTALAQRAEPTFFLTVFSLLIATLIALPVGILAAYKRGSIFDQATTAVAMFAASVPSFWLGLLFIQFFAVRLGWFDTSGYGGPGASFAVRLNHLALPALALGLVSSALITRFTRASMLDVLNDDYVRTARSKGMSEWRVVLKHAFRNALIPIITVIGLTAALLISGAVVTETVFGLPGVGSLVVSAVLRRDYPVIQSALLVIAGLYVLVNFAIDMLYLVVDPRVRY